The following coding sequences are from one Natrarchaeobaculum sulfurireducens window:
- a CDS encoding thioredoxin family protein produces MGNLTARPVRLEDEADLDAFVEGNDVALVELHTSGCPKCQAMEPVLGNVARSTGVPVGTANPADDHAFVDRFVTSSVPALFLYKGGEQIARVAAGFLGGEEVVDFIAEHVPDAVDD; encoded by the coding sequence ATGGGAAATCTCACGGCCAGACCGGTCCGACTCGAGGACGAAGCCGACCTCGACGCGTTCGTCGAGGGCAACGACGTTGCGCTCGTTGAACTCCACACGAGCGGCTGTCCGAAGTGTCAGGCGATGGAGCCCGTCCTGGGGAACGTCGCGCGGTCGACCGGGGTTCCAGTTGGGACGGCCAATCCAGCCGACGATCACGCGTTCGTCGACCGCTTCGTTACGTCCTCAGTACCGGCGCTGTTTCTCTATAAGGGCGGCGAGCAGATCGCTCGCGTCGCAGCGGGGTTCCTCGGTGGCGAGGAGGTCGTCGACTTCATCGCAGAACACGTCCCGGACGCGGTCGACGACTGA
- a CDS encoding SprT family zinc-dependent metalloprotease, protein MSDGEYTIDDELLARARIHAREVIDESDLEIDLESIEWAVSTRAKRRAGACRWDGDRGVATIVLTRRAYERYDWSAFAVVVRHELVHAWEFQQFGESGHGPRFRERAAELEAPRHCHSFTEPRYVLCCLEADCDWRADRHRASAPVRSPERYRCGVCGGTYAVEHVDSGRTWTTASGYGGAKSALGDRW, encoded by the coding sequence GTGAGCGACGGCGAGTATACGATCGACGACGAACTCCTCGCCAGAGCCCGGATTCACGCGCGTGAGGTGATCGACGAGTCCGACCTCGAGATTGACCTCGAATCGATCGAGTGGGCAGTCTCCACGCGGGCGAAACGCCGAGCGGGTGCCTGTCGGTGGGACGGAGACCGTGGGGTGGCGACGATCGTTCTCACCAGACGCGCCTACGAACGGTACGACTGGTCGGCGTTCGCCGTCGTCGTCCGTCACGAACTCGTCCACGCCTGGGAGTTCCAGCAGTTCGGCGAGTCGGGTCACGGCCCCCGGTTTCGCGAACGTGCCGCCGAACTCGAGGCGCCGCGTCACTGTCACTCGTTCACCGAGCCCCGGTACGTGCTGTGCTGTCTCGAGGCCGACTGCGACTGGCGTGCCGACCGACATCGCGCTTCGGCTCCGGTGAGGTCCCCCGAGCGATACCGTTGTGGCGTCTGTGGCGGCACCTACGCGGTCGAACACGTCGACAGCGGCCGCACCTGGACCACTGCGAGCGGCTACGGCGGCGCGAAGTCGGCACTCGGCGACCGGTGGTGA
- a CDS encoding DMT family transporter: MKGADLEVTPLTALAFAVFAASTSAILVRWSHAPSSVAALYRVVFTTAIVAPIAFVSSREEFARLSRRDLGFAVVAGVALAVHFAAWFESLNHTSVAASVTLVQTQPIFVALGAALVLGERVSKETAIGIAVAIVGAAAMSLGDAGEAPISDATMYGNALALLGAITVAGYVLAGRSIRQRVSLFPYVTVVYTACAATLFVLVGVQGHDFVAYPAREWVLFLGMAVGPGVFGHTVINWVLEHLESVVVSVAWLGEPVGSTILALALLAEVPDSITIAGGLIVLAGIYVTTIERERRRGTPS, from the coding sequence GTGAAGGGAGCCGACCTCGAGGTAACGCCGCTCACCGCGCTCGCCTTTGCCGTCTTTGCAGCCAGTACGAGCGCGATCCTGGTTCGCTGGAGTCACGCCCCCAGTTCGGTCGCTGCGCTCTATCGTGTGGTGTTCACGACGGCGATAGTAGCACCGATCGCATTCGTCTCCTCCCGCGAGGAGTTCGCCCGCCTCTCGCGGCGTGACCTCGGCTTCGCAGTGGTCGCCGGGGTCGCACTCGCAGTCCACTTTGCGGCCTGGTTCGAGAGCCTGAACCACACGAGCGTTGCCGCGAGCGTCACCCTCGTCCAGACCCAGCCGATCTTCGTCGCGCTGGGTGCCGCCCTCGTCCTCGGCGAGCGCGTCTCGAAAGAGACCGCCATCGGCATCGCCGTCGCCATCGTCGGGGCCGCCGCGATGTCACTCGGCGACGCTGGCGAGGCCCCCATCTCCGATGCGACGATGTACGGCAACGCGCTGGCCTTACTCGGGGCGATCACGGTTGCCGGCTACGTCCTCGCCGGTCGCTCGATCCGCCAGCGCGTCTCGCTGTTCCCGTACGTGACCGTCGTCTACACCGCCTGTGCGGCGACGCTGTTCGTCCTCGTCGGCGTTCAGGGCCACGATTTCGTCGCCTATCCCGCCCGCGAGTGGGTGCTCTTTCTGGGGATGGCGGTCGGCCCCGGTGTCTTCGGTCACACCGTGATCAACTGGGTGTTAGAGCACCTCGAGTCGGTCGTCGTTAGCGTCGCCTGGCTGGGCGAACCCGTCGGGTCGACGATCCTCGCGCTGGCCTTACTCGCGGAGGTGCCCGATTCGATCACCATTGCGGGCGGGCTGATCGTCCTCGCGGGAATCTACGTGACGACCATCGAACGCGAACGGCGTCGCGGGACGCCGTCGTAA
- a CDS encoding NosD domain-containing protein, with protein sequence MAGIPQRGWVALLAVVVVGGALGLFLFEPGTAEPDPVHFDDTVDTGVVLETEYDDRDIDIPKAQVFYSQYEYVVGYRGVERFVDATQQPGHDDRFGYPLAVYVSDYSEVEFELTGSGYPVAEGTVGWTDAETATFVVGSEARTPAGETVMAFSDRADAETFAADYGGDVTTWETVLETDFDVDDATAVQGQVDDRHELADEHVANARTLHERLVEVVVGEDADSITEAVDIAPANSTIVVPEGTYEEHVTVDRPVTITGEGTATIEGDGSGTVVYVDDERAAITDLEITGVGESFFDEDDESDDALEMAYGSGDAGIEVNGTSNALIENVTIETPSNGVLLRDTPETVVRNVTVYGADHWSDGYMGVLTMRTEDNVVENSRFVDGRDGLYTHRSNGLVYRNNELENNRIGIHLMYTSGVVLADNTVTDAASSGIDIMTDPEHNAVVGNEVTGASEGLLTAGSDSYVADNVLTDNDVGMTTGAENSRYEGNVIAGNVEGVQANQLLPTSQVVDNDFVDNHNHANARLGVLRIWTEDGSGNYWDGAVGSTDGDVLDRAFTPTHPVDQRVHRVDATPTLARAPVVDALGGLDGTVSGMRDGQIVDTHPHCEPANPELLETTDWEATADDCSAYPPSESAR encoded by the coding sequence ATGGCCGGTATTCCGCAGCGAGGCTGGGTGGCGCTTCTCGCCGTGGTCGTCGTCGGCGGGGCACTCGGGCTGTTTCTGTTCGAACCCGGAACCGCCGAACCCGATCCCGTCCACTTCGACGACACCGTCGACACCGGGGTCGTCCTCGAGACCGAGTACGACGACCGGGACATCGACATCCCGAAGGCGCAGGTGTTCTACTCGCAGTACGAGTACGTCGTTGGCTACCGCGGTGTCGAACGGTTCGTCGACGCCACACAGCAGCCGGGCCACGACGATCGATTCGGCTATCCGCTCGCCGTCTACGTCTCCGATTACAGCGAAGTCGAGTTCGAACTGACCGGCTCGGGGTATCCAGTCGCCGAGGGAACCGTCGGCTGGACTGACGCCGAGACAGCCACCTTCGTGGTCGGAAGCGAGGCTCGGACGCCCGCTGGCGAAACCGTGATGGCGTTTTCAGACCGGGCGGATGCCGAGACGTTCGCCGCTGACTACGGCGGCGACGTGACGACCTGGGAGACGGTCCTCGAGACCGACTTCGACGTCGACGACGCGACCGCCGTCCAGGGGCAAGTCGACGACAGACACGAACTCGCGGACGAGCACGTCGCGAATGCACGAACCCTTCACGAGCGTCTGGTCGAGGTCGTCGTCGGCGAGGACGCAGACTCGATCACTGAGGCAGTCGATATCGCCCCGGCGAACTCGACGATCGTCGTTCCCGAGGGCACCTACGAAGAACACGTGACCGTCGACCGGCCGGTGACGATCACCGGCGAGGGGACCGCGACGATCGAGGGCGATGGCTCCGGAACGGTCGTCTACGTCGACGACGAACGCGCCGCGATCACGGACCTCGAGATCACCGGCGTCGGTGAGTCGTTCTTCGACGAGGACGACGAAAGCGACGACGCCCTCGAGATGGCCTACGGCTCGGGCGATGCGGGGATCGAAGTGAACGGGACGAGCAACGCCCTGATCGAGAACGTGACGATCGAGACGCCGTCGAACGGAGTGTTACTCCGAGACACTCCCGAAACGGTTGTCAGAAACGTAACCGTCTACGGTGCCGACCACTGGAGCGACGGCTACATGGGCGTGCTGACGATGCGCACCGAGGACAACGTCGTCGAAAACTCTCGGTTCGTCGACGGCCGTGACGGGCTTTACACGCACCGCTCGAACGGACTCGTCTACCGGAACAACGAACTCGAGAACAACCGGATCGGGATCCACCTCATGTACACGTCCGGGGTGGTGCTCGCGGACAACACCGTCACGGATGCGGCGAGTTCGGGGATCGACATCATGACCGATCCGGAGCACAACGCCGTCGTCGGCAACGAGGTCACGGGCGCTTCCGAGGGACTGCTTACCGCAGGGAGTGACTCTTACGTCGCAGACAACGTGCTGACCGACAACGACGTCGGGATGACGACCGGGGCGGAAAACTCCCGGTACGAGGGGAACGTCATCGCTGGCAACGTCGAAGGCGTTCAGGCGAATCAGTTGCTCCCGACGAGCCAGGTCGTCGACAACGACTTCGTCGACAACCACAACCACGCCAACGCACGGCTCGGTGTCCTTCGGATCTGGACCGAAGACGGATCGGGCAACTACTGGGACGGCGCCGTCGGCTCCACCGACGGGGACGTCCTCGATCGAGCGTTCACCCCGACTCACCCCGTCGACCAGCGCGTCCATCGCGTCGACGCGACGCCGACGCTGGCACGAGCGCCAGTCGTCGACGCCCTCGGGGGACTCGACGGAACCGTCTCGGGAATGCGAGACGGCCAGATCGTCGATACCCACCCGCACTGTGAGCCGGCCAACCCCGAATTGCTCGAAACGACCGACTGGGAGGCCACAGCCGACGACTGTAGCGCGTACCCGCCGAGCGAATCGGCTAGATAG
- a CDS encoding nitrous oxide reductase accessory protein NosL — protein MVQRDRCVGSRRHVLTAVGTSLAVGLAGCAGDDDGTGDDTDAGNENTASTSEFLVDHPVDEPKEFADAHMCAVCSMGVTNYADRMAQLAHEDGDGVMFCSPGCLFAYVAEPVHFGGSDAEVAGAWAITFDTGELVDADEASFVIDRDENRADAPMQLDPHVYEVEADALAFVDEHDDLEEGDVIDFSEVDGDIARIYRLERLP, from the coding sequence ATGGTACAACGGGACCGATGCGTCGGCAGTCGTCGGCACGTCCTCACAGCAGTCGGGACTTCGCTCGCAGTCGGCCTCGCTGGCTGTGCCGGTGACGACGACGGTACTGGGGACGACACCGACGCCGGGAACGAGAACACGGCGAGCACCTCCGAGTTCCTCGTCGACCATCCCGTCGACGAACCCAAGGAGTTCGCCGATGCACACATGTGCGCAGTCTGTTCGATGGGCGTGACCAACTACGCCGATCGGATGGCCCAACTCGCCCACGAAGACGGCGACGGCGTGATGTTCTGCAGTCCGGGCTGTCTGTTCGCGTACGTCGCCGAGCCGGTCCACTTCGGCGGGTCCGACGCCGAGGTCGCCGGCGCGTGGGCGATCACGTTCGACACCGGCGAACTCGTCGACGCCGACGAGGCGTCGTTCGTCATCGACCGGGACGAAAATCGTGCCGACGCACCGATGCAACTCGACCCCCACGTCTACGAAGTCGAAGCCGACGCGCTGGCGTTCGTCGACGAGCACGACGACCTCGAGGAAGGCGACGTTATCGACTTTTCGGAAGTCGACGGCGACATCGCCCGGATCTATCGGCTCGAGCGACTCCCCTGA
- a CDS encoding sulfite exporter TauE/SafE family protein: MATVDSISASGIVLEAHECYDPSLDPTAIEPVSLIVFGVIGLLGGAHCLGMCGPLVTAYSDRMAAKRDGPRARSDLTLGEVRQHALFNLGRTVSYALIGAVFGLAGSLVFISPQAVTAVATDVHAIAGITVGIAIIVMGIHYLTGRGLVGGGVSIPVIEGVLSRLQRRLLRNVDSWVGDYRIAGLGAAHGLLPCPLLYPAFLYAFVQGSPLGGALALGLLGLGTVPSLFLYGTLFQSLSLENRERLHRVLGLAFIVLGYIPLQHGLMTVGIHLPHVPLPYYDPL; the protein is encoded by the coding sequence ATGGCCACCGTTGACTCGATTTCGGCTTCGGGAATCGTCCTCGAGGCACACGAGTGTTACGACCCGTCGCTCGATCCGACGGCGATCGAGCCCGTGAGTCTGATCGTCTTCGGGGTGATCGGCTTACTCGGTGGTGCGCACTGTCTCGGGATGTGTGGCCCGCTCGTGACGGCCTACTCGGATCGAATGGCTGCGAAACGGGACGGACCGAGAGCGCGAAGCGATCTCACGCTCGGAGAGGTGCGCCAGCACGCGCTGTTCAACCTCGGTCGAACGGTGAGTTATGCCCTCATCGGAGCGGTGTTCGGACTGGCTGGCTCGCTGGTGTTCATCTCGCCGCAGGCGGTGACAGCCGTCGCGACCGACGTCCACGCTATCGCTGGCATCACCGTCGGTATCGCGATCATCGTGATGGGAATCCACTACCTGACGGGACGGGGGCTCGTCGGCGGCGGCGTCAGTATCCCAGTCATCGAAGGCGTCCTCAGTCGACTCCAGCGTCGGCTCCTCCGGAACGTCGATTCGTGGGTTGGCGACTATCGCATCGCAGGCCTGGGTGCGGCACACGGGTTGCTCCCGTGTCCGTTACTCTATCCGGCGTTCCTCTACGCGTTCGTCCAGGGCTCCCCGCTCGGCGGCGCGCTGGCACTCGGGCTGTTGGGACTCGGGACGGTTCCATCGCTGTTCCTCTACGGGACGCTGTTTCAGTCGCTCAGCCTCGAGAACAGGGAGCGACTTCACCGTGTGCTTGGGCTCGCGTTCATCGTCCTCGGCTACATCCCGCTGCAACACGGCCTGATGACGGTCGGTATCCACCTGCCGCACGTGCCGTTGCCGTATTACGACCCGCTCTAA
- a CDS encoding SCO family protein: MNRRHILGAGVTTGLSALAGCLTGALESEPDGEVVLDAPDEDVGGDPSYPTYGEPFPEFALTDPLTESTVDVADFDEESFLATAFYAECPAECIPLMTAMAAVQSRTIDKEIDDRTRFLAITFDPERDTPERLEDHADMVHVDLEAGNWHYLRPEDDDEAREVVDNSMGIAYERDELDGGDNYDFLHITVTYLVNPAGYVERAYRGEDPDIDKITDDIETLLERW, translated from the coding sequence ATGAACCGACGGCATATACTGGGTGCTGGAGTGACGACTGGTCTCTCGGCGCTGGCCGGGTGTTTGACTGGGGCTCTCGAGTCGGAGCCCGACGGCGAGGTCGTACTGGACGCGCCGGACGAGGATGTTGGCGGCGACCCCTCGTATCCGACCTACGGGGAACCGTTCCCGGAGTTCGCGTTGACGGATCCGCTCACCGAGTCGACCGTCGACGTCGCCGACTTCGACGAAGAGTCGTTCCTCGCGACGGCGTTTTACGCCGAGTGCCCCGCCGAGTGTATCCCGCTGATGACGGCCATGGCCGCGGTGCAGTCACGCACCATCGACAAGGAAATCGACGACCGAACCCGATTCCTCGCGATCACCTTCGACCCCGAACGTGACACTCCCGAGCGTCTCGAAGATCACGCCGACATGGTGCACGTCGACCTCGAGGCCGGCAACTGGCACTACCTCCGACCCGAGGACGACGACGAGGCGAGGGAGGTCGTCGACAACTCGATGGGGATCGCGTACGAGCGTGACGAACTCGATGGGGGCGACAACTACGACTTCCTCCACATCACGGTTACCTACCTCGTCAACCCCGCAGGCTACGTCGAACGAGCCTACCGCGGTGAAGACCCCGACATCGACAAGATCACCGATGACATCGAGACCCTCCTCGAGCGCTGGTGA
- a CDS encoding nitrous oxide reductase accessory protein NosL, whose amino-acid sequence MNDHRSRERAQDSHPTRRVFLGGAVAVSVGALAGCMGDDDGPDAISIPSEQACDQCSMEIGRHPGPNGQAHYDDAEALFDEDRPAMFCASTCAYVWTFEREDEGHDPTAFYLTDYSSVDYSVDEDAGIVEISSHLEEETFASATDLALVVDSEVEGAMGPSMIGFSDADDAEEFQAEWGGDVYDHDDVTPDLVMSMM is encoded by the coding sequence ATGAACGACCATCGTTCTCGAGAGCGAGCACAGGACAGTCATCCAACGCGCCGAGTTTTCCTCGGCGGCGCGGTCGCCGTGAGCGTCGGCGCGCTCGCCGGCTGTATGGGTGACGACGACGGTCCCGATGCGATCTCGATTCCGAGCGAACAGGCGTGTGATCAGTGTTCGATGGAGATCGGGCGACACCCAGGTCCGAACGGACAGGCCCACTACGACGATGCTGAAGCGTTGTTCGACGAGGACCGACCGGCGATGTTCTGTGCGTCGACGTGTGCCTACGTCTGGACGTTCGAACGCGAAGACGAGGGTCACGATCCGACCGCCTTCTACCTGACCGACTACTCGAGCGTCGACTACTCGGTCGACGAGGACGCTGGCATCGTCGAGATCAGTAGCCACCTCGAGGAAGAGACCTTTGCCTCGGCGACGGATCTCGCACTCGTCGTCGACAGCGAGGTCGAAGGCGCGATGGGGCCGTCGATGATCGGCTTCAGCGACGCCGACGACGCCGAGGAGTTCCAGGCCGAGTGGGGCGGCGACGTCTACGACCACGATGACGTCACGCCGGATCTCGTGATGTCGATGATGTAA
- a CDS encoding ABC transporter permease → MAGESASESASVGTGEQTESVAHEGPTTAQTLQTIVGRELRTVARTRTIFILGLALTAIVLGITWVGGGYQAGYLPTTVDLLTPLELLVPIVAVAFGYRAILDDEQRGELDVLATYPISPREIVLGVYAGRAIGLAVVVAIPLAAVAAAIALTGDTTVAVYATHEGADSPILFGRFVVLTLLFALVVLAVAIAISSVVSGTRGALALSVVALVVLLVGFDLALVYGLAEGVIGDTDLLNALAVSPLSAYRGLVLETTVVVAGGTGPQVASPIASLVGLAVWGLGSLAVAVWGVGR, encoded by the coding sequence ATGGCTGGCGAATCTGCCAGCGAGTCAGCGTCGGTCGGCACCGGCGAGCAGACGGAGTCTGTCGCACACGAGGGGCCGACGACGGCACAGACCCTCCAGACAATCGTCGGCCGCGAACTTCGCACTGTCGCGCGAACGCGAACCATCTTCATCCTCGGGCTGGCGCTCACCGCGATCGTCCTGGGGATCACCTGGGTCGGCGGCGGCTACCAGGCGGGCTACTTGCCGACGACCGTCGACTTGCTCACGCCGCTCGAGTTGCTCGTCCCGATCGTTGCCGTCGCCTTTGGCTACCGGGCGATCCTCGACGACGAGCAACGTGGTGAACTCGACGTCCTCGCGACGTATCCGATCTCACCTCGAGAAATCGTCCTCGGCGTCTACGCCGGCCGGGCGATCGGGCTCGCCGTCGTGGTCGCGATCCCGCTCGCGGCCGTCGCTGCCGCAATCGCGCTCACCGGTGACACGACTGTCGCCGTCTACGCCACACACGAGGGCGCCGACTCGCCGATCCTGTTCGGCCGATTCGTCGTGTTGACGCTGCTGTTCGCGCTCGTCGTCCTCGCCGTCGCCATCGCCATCTCCTCGGTCGTCAGCGGCACGCGCGGCGCACTTGCCCTCTCGGTCGTCGCCCTCGTCGTGTTGCTGGTCGGCTTCGACCTCGCGCTCGTCTACGGCCTCGCAGAGGGGGTAATCGGCGACACCGACCTGCTCAATGCACTGGCCGTAAGTCCCCTGAGTGCGTACCGTGGGCTCGTCCTCGAGACGACCGTCGTCGTCGCCGGCGGCACCGGCCCGCAGGTCGCCTCGCCGATCGCGAGCCTGGTCGGACTGGCCGTCTGGGGCCTCGGCTCGCTCGCGGTCGCTGTCTGGGGCGTCGGCCGCTAA
- a CDS encoding ABC transporter ATP-binding protein, translated as MSEHSPTRTPILEATTVDRDFGTVSVLEEVSLTIESDGVTALIGPNGSGKTTLLRVLAGLLEPTGGTVDFHGADTVRHIGYLPQQPAFRPGFTVLETLTFYSSLVGETEADALDRLRLVGLEDATERPVEALSGGMTRLVGIAQATIGDPPVIVLDEPGSGLDPGMRRHVFEIATELADDGTAVILSSHDLELVGRTADDVVVIEDGQVLETGTPATLCDRLSVDSLRDVYEVATAGEAGTVRVQGVSS; from the coding sequence ATGAGCGAACATTCACCGACGCGAACCCCGATACTGGAGGCAACGACAGTCGACCGTGATTTCGGGACCGTCTCCGTTCTGGAGGAGGTCTCGCTGACGATCGAAAGCGACGGCGTCACCGCACTGATCGGGCCGAACGGCTCCGGAAAGACGACGCTCCTTCGCGTCCTCGCCGGGCTGCTCGAGCCCACCGGCGGTACCGTCGACTTTCACGGTGCCGACACGGTCCGTCACATCGGCTACCTGCCACAGCAGCCGGCGTTCCGGCCGGGATTTACCGTTCTCGAGACGCTGACGTTTTACTCGTCGCTGGTCGGCGAGACCGAAGCCGACGCGCTCGATCGGCTCCGGCTGGTCGGACTCGAGGATGCAACGGAGCGGCCGGTCGAGGCGCTTTCGGGCGGGATGACGCGCCTCGTCGGTATCGCCCAGGCGACGATCGGTGACCCGCCCGTTATCGTGCTCGACGAGCCGGGCAGCGGACTCGATCCAGGGATGCGACGCCACGTCTTCGAGATCGCAACCGAACTCGCCGACGACGGCACGGCCGTCATCCTGAGTTCACACGACCTCGAACTCGTCGGGCGAACCGCCGACGACGTGGTCGTCATCGAGGACGGGCAGGTGCTCGAGACGGGGACCCCAGCGACGTTGTGTGATCGGTTGAGCGTCGACTCGCTACGTGACGTCTACGAGGTGGCGACTGCCGGCGAGGCCGGAACCGTCCGCGTCCAGGGGGTGAGTTCCTAA
- a CDS encoding NosD domain-containing protein yields MGLAMEDEIGLHEDVDLPRAQVFYSQYQYVVGYYGVETFVEARETAGHQQQFGYPLSVYVTDYAGADVDLDDDGYPRADGDLGWIDAEDAWFVYGSDASTPSGDTVVPFGDRADADAFVDAHGGEVIAWTDLLEQSFESDDATAVRDRVGDQHRTADEYVADREDLPERPVSAVVGEDADTIQEVIDEAPSNTTIEVPDGEYNETLEIDRPLTIRGDGDVTIRGDGNGTVITATADRTALIGLEITGSGSERQGEAPLPGDDDEDDWDQTFEVNYAGGDAGVGLHTADEVLVEDVTVHSSASGIIVRRSDAPVIRNATVYSPELATDDQAGILLFHAPGVVEESTVYDGRDAIYSHRSHGLIVRDSHFEDNRLGIHLMHTSEALLAGNDIRSQTSAGIFIMTGPERNAIVDNEIRDAAIGLIPSGDSAYVANNRLVDGGTGLQIDSTNSLVEHNVMAGNEIGANEREMLPTNRVVRNDFVGNDVHADAGSGPLRIWTHGGSGNYWQGAMSLEADGTVDRAYSPTSPVDQRLHRTDGAPTLSRAPALDAILGFQGSVPGMRTGSVTDLQPSCAPHNPELLEQTAWADDAWSCDRTTATADT; encoded by the coding sequence ATGGGGCTCGCGATGGAAGACGAGATCGGACTCCACGAAGACGTCGACCTGCCGAGAGCACAGGTGTTTTACTCACAGTACCAGTACGTCGTCGGCTACTACGGCGTCGAGACGTTCGTCGAGGCACGGGAGACGGCTGGTCACCAACAGCAGTTCGGCTATCCACTCTCGGTGTACGTTACCGACTACGCGGGGGCGGACGTCGACCTCGACGATGACGGGTATCCGCGCGCAGACGGCGACCTGGGCTGGATCGACGCCGAAGACGCCTGGTTCGTCTACGGAAGTGACGCCAGCACTCCGAGCGGCGATACTGTCGTCCCGTTCGGCGACCGTGCCGACGCCGACGCGTTCGTCGACGCCCACGGCGGCGAGGTCATCGCGTGGACTGACTTACTCGAGCAGTCGTTCGAGTCAGACGATGCGACGGCCGTCCGTGACCGAGTCGGCGACCAGCACCGAACCGCTGACGAGTACGTCGCAGATCGTGAAGACCTTCCCGAGCGGCCCGTCTCGGCTGTCGTCGGCGAGGACGCCGACACGATTCAGGAGGTGATCGACGAGGCGCCGTCGAACACGACGATCGAGGTTCCCGACGGCGAATACAACGAGACGCTCGAGATCGACCGTCCCCTGACGATCCGCGGCGACGGGGACGTGACGATCCGCGGCGACGGTAACGGCACCGTGATCACCGCCACTGCAGACCGAACGGCGCTGATCGGCCTCGAGATCACCGGCTCCGGATCGGAGCGACAGGGCGAAGCACCGCTGCCCGGCGACGACGACGAGGACGACTGGGATCAGACGTTCGAGGTGAACTATGCCGGCGGCGACGCCGGTGTCGGCCTGCACACGGCAGACGAGGTGCTCGTCGAGGACGTGACCGTTCACTCCTCGGCCAGCGGGATCATCGTTCGCCGGAGCGACGCGCCGGTCATCAGGAACGCGACCGTCTACAGCCCTGAGCTGGCAACGGACGATCAGGCCGGTATCCTTCTGTTCCACGCACCCGGCGTGGTCGAAGAGTCGACAGTGTACGATGGTCGGGACGCGATCTACTCACACCGGTCACATGGATTGATCGTCCGCGACTCTCACTTCGAGGACAACCGCCTCGGCATCCACCTGATGCACACCTCCGAAGCGCTGCTCGCGGGCAACGATATTCGGTCACAGACCAGTGCGGGTATCTTCATCATGACGGGACCTGAGCGAAACGCGATCGTCGACAACGAGATCCGCGACGCCGCAATCGGCCTGATCCCGAGCGGCGACAGCGCATACGTCGCGAACAACCGCCTCGTCGACGGTGGCACCGGCTTACAGATCGACTCGACGAACTCGCTCGTCGAACACAACGTCATGGCCGGGAACGAAATCGGCGCGAACGAACGCGAGATGCTACCGACGAACCGCGTCGTTCGCAACGACTTCGTCGGCAACGACGTCCACGCCGACGCCGGTTCCGGACCGCTTCGAATCTGGACTCACGGCGGTTCGGGCAACTACTGGCAGGGCGCGATGAGTCTCGAGGCCGACGGAACGGTCGACCGGGCGTACTCACCGACGTCGCCGGTCGACCAGCGGCTCCACCGGACCGACGGCGCACCCACGCTCTCGCGAGCGCCGGCGCTCGATGCGATCCTCGGGTTCCAGGGGTCGGTCCCTGGGATGCGAACGGGCAGCGTCACGGATCTCCAGCCGAGCTGTGCGCCGCACAACCCCGAACTCCTCGAGCAGACGGCGTGGGCCGATGACGCGTGGTCTTGCGATCGAACGACGGCTACTGCAGATACATGA
- a CDS encoding SRPBCC family protein has translation MPTYERQTRVRAPFEDVWEFHSRASGLEALTADWMGLRVESVIGPDGESDPDVLEVGSELDVSIRPFDVGPRQHWTSVIVEREREDGTAVFRDEMVHGPFDRWVHTHSFFADGDETIVRDRVDYTLPFGPIGRLGTPFSGVGFEAMFRDRHRRTRTELE, from the coding sequence ATGCCAACGTACGAACGTCAGACACGCGTTCGCGCCCCGTTCGAAGACGTCTGGGAGTTTCACTCGCGGGCGTCGGGGCTCGAGGCGCTGACGGCCGACTGGATGGGCCTCCGAGTCGAGTCGGTCATCGGACCCGACGGCGAGTCCGACCCCGACGTTCTCGAGGTCGGTTCCGAACTCGACGTCTCCATCAGGCCGTTCGACGTCGGGCCGCGACAACACTGGACGTCGGTGATCGTCGAACGTGAGCGCGAGGACGGTACCGCCGTCTTCCGGGACGAGATGGTTCACGGGCCGTTCGACCGGTGGGTCCACACCCACTCGTTTTTCGCCGACGGCGACGAGACGATCGTCCGCGACCGCGTCGACTATACGCTCCCGTTCGGCCCGATCGGACGACTCGGCACGCCGTTCTCTGGGGTCGGCTTCGAAGCGATGTTTCGCGACCGCCATCGTCGGACGCGCACCGAGCTCGAGTGA